Proteins from a genomic interval of Corallincola holothuriorum:
- a CDS encoding electron transfer flavoprotein subunit alpha/FixB family protein has protein sequence MAVLVIAEIQGDGVAGQRLSEQTCRAVTAAQQLSDNVDLLLWGTSSAHIVDQLQGYPLGQIHLLESAAVEHGLAESLAPVITALAVDYQAVVAGSSTFAKDLLPRVAAMLDVGMTSDVIAIESEDTFIRPMYAGNAIAKVRSHDAIKVITIRSAAFALPLTNGCDPVTVVRVREDIAALAVNDLSSFVSEQITESERPELSAAKVVVSGGRGLQSAEQFHLVEQLADKLNGAVGASRAAVDAGFIGNDFQVGQTGKIVAPDLYIALGISGAIQHIAGMKDAKVVVAINKDADAPIFDVADYGLVGDLFDLVPEMIKRLPQS, from the coding sequence ATGGCCGTGTTAGTGATAGCTGAGATACAAGGTGATGGTGTTGCTGGTCAGCGACTCAGTGAGCAAACCTGCCGCGCGGTGACTGCAGCGCAGCAGCTCTCCGACAATGTTGATCTGTTGTTGTGGGGAACGTCTAGCGCCCATATCGTCGACCAGTTACAGGGTTATCCGCTCGGACAGATCCACCTATTGGAGAGTGCCGCGGTCGAACATGGTTTAGCAGAATCTTTGGCGCCGGTGATTACTGCTCTGGCAGTGGATTATCAAGCTGTAGTGGCTGGCAGCAGTACGTTTGCTAAAGACCTATTACCGCGGGTAGCGGCTATGCTCGATGTTGGTATGACGTCTGATGTGATCGCGATTGAATCCGAGGATACATTTATTCGCCCAATGTATGCGGGAAATGCCATCGCCAAAGTGCGTAGCCATGATGCTATTAAGGTCATTACTATCCGTAGTGCTGCATTTGCTTTGCCGCTAACTAATGGCTGTGATCCCGTCACTGTGGTGCGAGTGAGAGAGGATATCGCAGCATTGGCCGTGAATGACTTGTCGTCGTTTGTAAGTGAACAGATCACTGAAAGTGAACGACCAGAGCTCAGTGCCGCTAAAGTCGTTGTGTCGGGCGGTCGGGGTCTACAAAGTGCTGAACAGTTTCATCTGGTTGAACAACTGGCTGACAAACTTAATGGCGCTGTAGGTGCATCGCGAGCTGCTGTAGACGCGGGTTTTATCGGCAATGATTTTCAAGTCGGACAGACAGGTAAGATAGTTGCGCCGGATCTGTATATCGCATTGGGGATCTCAGGGGCTATTCAGCATATCGCAGGGATGAAAGACGCTAAAGTGGTGGTCGCGATTAATAAAGATGCCGATGCGCCTATTTTCGATGTGGCAGATTACGGCTTGGTGGGTGATCTGTTTGATCTTGTTCCTGAAATGATTAAGAGACTCCCTCAATCATAA
- a CDS encoding IS3 family transposase (programmed frameshift), producing MTRKRRSFTAEFKHEAASLVVDQQYSVPEAARAVDVGETALRRWVEQLRVERGGTTPKAKALTPEQQRIQELEARVNRLEREKVIFKKGHSSLNVGRTRTYALIDQLREHESVELVCAAFDIATSSYYQHKQQKVDSERMALRSEVSRLFGLSRCSAGSRILVDMMRKLGYCIGRYKVRQLMKEAKLISKQPGSHAYKHASVERSDIPNHLAREFTTSGPNRVWCGDITYIWAGNSWCYLAVVLDLYCRRVVGWAMSDKPDAALVTKALAMAYEQRGRPSCDLFHSDQGCQYASRKFRQHLWRYRMTQSMSRRGNCWDNAPMERLFRSLKSEWVPTTGYTSISEAMKDISFYLMDYYNWQRPHRYNNGVAPAEAEIRPNLLSGIS from the exons ATGACTAGAAAACGTCGTTCATTCACAGCAGAATTTAAACACGAAGCGGCAAGCCTGGTTGTCGACCAGCAGTATTCTGTTCCCGAAGCAGCCCGCGCAGTTGATGTTGGCGAAACGGCGCTTCGGCGTTGGGTTGAGCAGTTGAGAGTCGAACGAGGTGGTACCACCCCAAAGGCTAAAGCCCTGACACCTGAGCAACAGCGAATTCAGGAGCTTGAAGCCCGGGTTAACCGTCTTGAGCGAGAAAAGGTGATTT TTAAAAAAGGCCACAGCTCTCTTAATGTCGGACGAACTCGAACGTACGCGCTGATAGACCAGTTGAGAGAGCATGAATCGGTAGAGTTGGTCTGTGCGGCATTTGATATCGCCACATCAAGTTATTACCAGCACAAGCAGCAAAAGGTCGATAGCGAGCGTATGGCATTACGTAGCGAAGTAAGCCGACTATTTGGGCTAAGTCGGTGCTCTGCGGGCAGTCGTATTCTGGTCGATATGATGCGAAAGCTCGGTTATTGCATTGGCCGTTATAAAGTACGGCAGCTAATGAAAGAGGCAAAGCTGATTAGCAAGCAGCCGGGGTCTCACGCATACAAACATGCCTCGGTAGAGCGGTCAGATATACCTAACCACCTTGCGCGAGAGTTTACGACCTCAGGCCCAAACAGAGTTTGGTGCGGAGATATCACGTACATCTGGGCTGGCAATAGTTGGTGCTATCTGGCTGTTGTTCTGGACTTGTATTGTCGTCGCGTTGTCGGATGGGCGATGTCCGATAAGCCTGATGCAGCCTTGGTGACAAAAGCGCTGGCAATGGCCTATGAACAACGAGGCAGGCCAAGTTGTGATCTGTTCCATTCAGATCAGGGCTGTCAGTATGCCAGTCGCAAGTTTCGCCAACACTTATGGCGTTACCGTATGACGCAAAGCATGAGCCGCAGAGGTAACTGCTGGGACAACGCTCCAATGGAGCGGTTGTTCCGCAGCTTAAAGTCAGAATGGGTGCCTACAACCGGCTATACATCAATATCTGAAGCGATGAAGGATATCAGCTTTTATTTAATGGACTATTACAACTGGCAACGGCCACACCGTTACAACAATGGTGTGGCACCTGCTGAGGCAGAAATTCGACCTAACTTACTGTCCGGTATTAGTTGA
- a CDS encoding Sbal_3080 family lipoprotein, translating to MKYSIIFVFMLFVTGCATDKGVTYLEQVNVEPGAKIVILKDEPTRESVLPVLVKWFKDNGYDSTVVMAVSESTPDDYVFSYRAWWGWDIATYMKDVEMTVNKNGERLGALNFDALQYGGFGKFGDAEQRLQILLDVLFGKITVDQANEQLKVTQEETAEPPLR from the coding sequence ATGAAGTATTCAATAATTTTTGTGTTTATGCTTTTTGTCACCGGTTGTGCAACTGACAAGGGAGTCACTTATCTCGAACAAGTTAACGTAGAGCCCGGTGCAAAAATCGTCATTTTGAAAGATGAACCCACCAGAGAAAGCGTTTTGCCAGTATTGGTCAAGTGGTTCAAGGATAATGGCTACGACTCAACCGTTGTCATGGCAGTCAGCGAGTCGACCCCTGACGACTACGTATTTTCATATAGAGCATGGTGGGGTTGGGATATTGCTACTTATATGAAAGACGTTGAGATGACGGTCAATAAGAACGGTGAAAGGTTGGGTGCACTTAATTTTGATGCATTGCAATATGGTGGCTTTGGGAAGTTTGGTGATGCCGAACAACGCTTACAGATTTTACTGGATGTGTTATTTGGAAAAATAACAGTTGACCAAGCGAATGAACAATTAAAAGTCACACAAGAAGAAACTGCAGAGCCTCCTCTACGGTAA
- a CDS encoding electron transfer flavoprotein subunit beta/FixA family protein produces MKVLVAIKRVIDPSVKVRVKTDGTGIETAGVKMAVNPFCEIAVEQAVQLKEAGLASEVVTVSIGDGASQEQLRTSLALGADRAVHLQTDSELEPLNVAKLLKGVVDRESPGLVLLGKQSIDGDNNQTGQMLAGLLNWSQGTFASKVEIDGNKVNVTRELDSGLQTLCLTLPAVISTDLRLNTPRFASLPNIMKARQKPLESESVDEHLSAMSQHIEILELKPPAPRKAGVKVSSVDELVDKLRNEAGVI; encoded by the coding sequence ATGAAGGTTTTAGTAGCTATTAAGCGAGTGATCGATCCCAGCGTTAAGGTGCGGGTAAAGACTGATGGCACTGGGATTGAGACCGCAGGGGTTAAAATGGCCGTTAATCCATTTTGTGAGATAGCAGTAGAGCAAGCCGTGCAGCTGAAAGAGGCTGGTCTCGCAAGTGAAGTGGTTACCGTGTCAATTGGTGACGGTGCAAGTCAGGAGCAGTTGCGCACTAGCTTAGCATTGGGCGCCGATCGTGCGGTTCACTTGCAAACAGATAGTGAACTGGAACCGTTAAATGTCGCCAAATTGCTTAAAGGGGTGGTTGACCGTGAGTCACCCGGACTAGTGCTGCTGGGTAAGCAGTCGATTGATGGCGACAATAATCAAACTGGCCAGATGCTTGCCGGGCTATTGAACTGGTCGCAGGGTACGTTTGCATCCAAAGTCGAGATTGACGGGAATAAGGTCAATGTGACGCGAGAGCTGGATTCAGGACTACAAACATTATGCCTGACGTTACCAGCTGTAATTTCTACAGATCTGCGCTTGAATACTCCACGTTTTGCATCTCTGCCCAACATCATGAAAGCGCGTCAGAAACCGCTGGAATCGGAGTCGGTTGATGAGCATCTATCGGCCATGTCTCAACATATAGAGATACTAGAACTGAAGCCGCCCGCGCCCCGAAAAGCCGGGGTTAAAGTCAGTAGTGTCGATGAACTGGTCGATAAGTTACGCAATGAAGCGGGGGTGATCTGA
- a CDS encoding hotdog fold domain-containing protein: MLSKLPFSSWLFGKVISRRAPYFGTITPRITQVIPGKCECLIRKRRGVENHIGTVHVIAIANGLEMAMGTMAEASIPRHLRWIPKGMTLDYTAKAGSDIRCVAEVDQSAWQVGDMPVTVTALDDNDTVVVKGSINLWISEKPSK, encoded by the coding sequence CTGCTCTCCAAGCTTCCCTTTAGTAGTTGGTTATTTGGCAAGGTGATCAGCCGTCGTGCGCCATACTTCGGTACAATTACGCCGCGTATTACTCAGGTTATTCCAGGTAAGTGCGAATGTTTGATCCGCAAGCGCCGTGGTGTTGAAAATCACATAGGTACGGTTCACGTTATTGCCATCGCAAATGGCCTAGAGATGGCGATGGGAACCATGGCGGAAGCTTCTATTCCTCGCCACCTTCGCTGGATCCCGAAAGGGATGACACTGGATTACACGGCGAAAGCAGGGTCGGACATCCGCTGTGTGGCTGAGGTAGATCAGTCGGCATGGCAGGTCGGAGATATGCCTGTCACGGTGACCGCGTTAGACGATAACGACACGGTCGTGGTCAAAGGCAGTATTAATCTGTGGATCTCAGAAAAGCCAAGCAAATAG